The nucleotide window GCTTTTAAATGGCTGAACAATCAATCAGCACAGCCCTACAGACAATTCAATTCCGCAAAGATTTCTTCCGTGAGTATGTACGCAAAAACCGTTTCGCACCTTATATGGGTCGCGGCGTGGATAATGCGATTTGCCAGAAGTTAGGCAGGGGTCCAACCCTTCGCCATCCACTGGTAACTCGCCTTAAGGGTGCAGGCGTAAGCGGAAGCACGATGTTGCGCGGCAATGGAGAGTCCATAGGAAACTACTCGTGGGATACCAATCCCACCTACTACCGTCACGCGGTTGAGTTCAACAAAGAGGATTTGGAAAAAACCAATCTCGCTTTGATGAAAGAGTCCCGTCCACTGCTTTTAGAGTGGGCAATGGCTGAAAACCGTGATCGGATCATACAGGCGATGGGTGCTGTTTATAACGGCACGACCTACGCCAATATGGAAGACGCATCAGAGGCAGTGAAGGACGCATGGTTAGTTACCAACGCATCCCGAACCATGTTCGGCGCATACGCGGCCGGTGGTTCAGCGGGTGGTACAGACCATTCTGCCGATCTCGCTCAACTTGATGCAACCGATGATGATCTTACCTATACACTTTTGAGTAAGATGCGCGCTTTGGCAGAAGACGCAGATCCGCATATTCATCCATACCAGACGGATGAGGAAGGCGAAGTCTATGTCTTGTTTGCTGGCTCAACTCCTTTCCGTGATTTGAAAGCGAGTCTGACCACCATCAACCAGAACGCGGATGTTCGT belongs to Candidatus Latescibacterota bacterium and includes:
- a CDS encoding DUF4043 family protein, which gives rise to MAEQSISTALQTIQFRKDFFREYVRKNRFAPYMGRGVDNAICQKLGRGPTLRHPLVTRLKGAGVSGSTMLRGNGESIGNYSWDTNPTYYRHAVEFNKEDLEKTNLALMKESRPLLLEWAMAENRDRIIQAMGAVYNGTTYANMEDASEAVKDAWLVTNASRTMFGAYAAGGSAGGTDHSADLAQLDATDDDLTYTLLSKMRALAEDADPHIHPYQTDEEGEVYVLFAGSTPFRDLKASLTTINQNADVRGMKITSNGNVLARDGDLFYDGVIVRKVPEIDTIFSDTGKPLATAGASSVRAAVTFLCGRQAVVQGFGQAPDIIVDRDYDFKFRPAVAVECKEDVKKTFFNDYQHGIITGYFSGVK